One window of the Hoplias malabaricus isolate fHopMal1 chromosome Y, fHopMal1.hap1, whole genome shotgun sequence genome contains the following:
- the LOC136678402 gene encoding microtubule-associated protein futsch-like: MLGEDTGATTEKMIRAEGTESGIQCAVEESTHEVVGSLLNITKADLKDTTVTVTHGEINVLDVTHVHCEEQIDRTTEAEDYMLNACPSTKPGAEPATVAAEKAVEKRELHQITPFTEIQSMKSNEETEFVKSFEAISGPVKLQPLQVQQVIEVDISKMTPGIEVVKERTEYEAGNKEEKSEQTVVDVASIGEGTNATSEEITFLPRHSHQTQSDLEPFIGDNKTSGTAVLGKSHDVKLCSSEARAESKQISTHRSKALHKKESSQAVDKPENEEHQKLRIELEKKWEVVNIENDANGACSSEIIQQVDVMTEKVLREKENVVVLGEDVKTGGENIISKEICQERPSEEETLVHSDVEQTEGWENESSIEVLPPQKQTEIADDVEKDIAVEANEAGIGNMTMSENVVGGAEESEEIENENLEIAEGTVAKNAAGILELSVTEKEHLEEVQKERHMKETGKDKEEPSHDNAVKSDYRLEQAEQQKSYDTEGLGSTGKHKDEKLHLETQLRRAQRFKGQSVEGELTMRVLRSGTKSVTTISKQSPVPNTNTGKQQEQFAVCSQFGESGIEEKEDVMEFHTGIANANITSVVDIVNVKDTAQEKIPMENIYLEPETTDDHAPKEVEYGSHYETIEDDQKLIAEDSEDPELKGKTIQLSVTKLAEDEVNEQPADIIQGNKLTGNEDVVMAVVMDKPDESSTEGAEGNKDEMVEAGGGDMSKDEDRDSTCAGQDQVELLQKEEPPKDTKNLQEIQDNEEAQIKDTSKPVPGDEQKKLDNQTEPTEEDDSEMAHSTHSTGKHVARQRLNYSTPSRHSPVFKGQPVEGELARRVLRSGTKSVTNIFKQRHVRHVKTVKQQEESAQAVGEPEAEEKEEVMESHTGGGDRDKTESVNIAKEGVSENLITLQDSGLVDTTVEEDNLEPKTTDELELKKLAEKVEDGSLTETTEDGQKIAIEDLEGPEVVRYVGTEVEGNTTKQSVTDPVEERVEEPPAENLQENVQNVVESTSIFTLQTAATVLVDFNKVISKQTIECESKDETSQSLENTVQVLDQTPNIEAEKDENKEVNQTSLIEQNEKGQSTGDEAVTEITELQEEMRVEESVKEILDDQFMVIESSVEGAENTLEACSSKTTHKVDQEVIPSAQEETVQEGSPEEETLLIKSRNLRRRTVKVISTPQRKCKHPQTTGIELTGNEDVVVAVVMDKPDESSTERTEGNKDEMVEALGGDLSKDEDRHSTCAGQGQVGLLQEEEHPKDTKNLQEIQDNEEAQIKDTSKPVPGDEQKKSDNQTEQFEDDSATADNTASTGKQVARQRLNYSTPSRHSPRFKGQSVEGELARRVLRSGTKSVTTIFKQRHVRHVKTVTDPVEKRVEEPPDEMAQKEDEQNVVESTSDFTHRKAEAVLVDFSTVFPKQTSESETAEGLSESMVEVIQVLDKTGNEKEKLIPAEKNLRYETAEEIILEDVAEIQTGKDEQHQKEKQETTSGHLESVQESSPEEETHIITSRNLRQRTVTVICTPQKKPKRLQKAEIEMTENKHIMDITGRCYIEESEKENEMMEAEVSADAERVPESIVTEQQQEINQYQEITDTMKLIINVGESSHADPAEVAGVTEVDPESNAQEQKISESAEEHTTESLIPKSQHSHISMSLEESVTKEEGTKQTEDRVPELMQEKETVNENTSTVQTASQIDVKKSDTHVELSEEEQEQKKQADNGKSESRTQSRQFADQPISTLVTRVLRSTTKQIYSKPSQQYSHRTTAMIQNVENEQAKDKSEGKKKDMVEFQTDITKGDKMEAVLVTVDGATESMEILAVEGMAEEERKVENELDFEKLKDIEVEEDIRAKQCAEQDKLTMEDVVPSGSTTDGEKIPNILFIDIPKDTETEAEGKTPAQLCAEFDKMQDKEPVSDTAHKEDGQYGVDSTSIFTLQKATVVLVDCKTHLDQAADNETIKETSQFQVEKEKEVNADEDKNETSEDKKELEQSVSLVAHEENEHTENNSTETKHKDKEGFNKADVVDGHKSLGEIVVKEQKILEQTADNMFKTSREQVESILTEEKLKDDTVSTFILEESTALQTEKIVFHTTYENQQEVQEIIHDHGETVQETSSEDTPVITFRSLRRRTVTVMSTPTRKFKHVHKAEVQAEIHKESYGNGAVKPPLICMSTEGNMSEKSVEPAHKDVKVSTEREEEEGILGGQDIGEKLLAEIADEGEAILGEFENKEKEAMKSDTAVSVEVGATDVSELGIGEVEHEDDKKMHDCTDRIALEEGLELPTGTPAYIVLETQKQAEGVSDDGILRENTQNTTMIKPAEEKIEEEDSEEEELSITRKLRQRTITFKSPLRRKLKRVCKEAVESQTEKSQPVKEALLGEVSSERKTVEVITAVEEKNEVRVIETNSDDKEDAQIVSGETQNEVVTLPDQSGENIAETDGDKIENITDAAKDKVEGTIEDSDVLIKDNNEIDKNTRPENTDKEEVCSANCEQEHGHQENVLDKAGEQLLQKTYEVEWRILEEPKEVKENEDKGNLSATQEILEEVEEEVGIERRSLKKRTVKATSERKSKRMHKQDQDKNTEQANVNPVTEEETVMEEDNLKAIGEIDNGVQEEKEMFSEKAQDQRKPVGEETYGDTNASKEKDKDGYIQTQVTDLLIVSGEETETKIEDSEKMQVEQENQVESDEHKLAEHNIGNTDKYATTTETVENIKGQTETDPNEKNGKESSEIHFSVDERFTLELDEEDENNCQEQNKMMEMEASDKCEKHTTVKKEEDAAGASSEQRSKKGKKAFLKESKSEVKVTSEADVVKDNEGKNNSPQKRKAKDDPSPRRSKRFATLKTV, translated from the exons ATGCTTGGAGAAGACACAGGAGCAACAACAGAGAAAATGATAAG GGCTGAGGGCACTGAGAGTGGAATTCAATGTGCAGTGGAAGAGTCAACACATGAAGTTGTAGGAAGTTTACTAAATATAACTAAGGCAGATCTGAAG GATACGACTGTCACGGTGACTCATGGTGAGATAAACGTACTGGATGTTACTCATGTTCATTGTGAAGAACAAATAGATCGGACCACCGAAGCAGAAGATTATATGCTCAATGCATGTCCTTCAACCAAACCTGGTGCAGAACCAGCTACAGTAGCTGCAGAAAAAGCTGTTGAGAAAAGAGAGTTACACCAAATAACTCCTTTTACAGAAATCCAGAGTATGAAGAGCAATGAGGAAACAGAATTTGTGAAATCTTTTGAGGCCATCAGTGGTCCAGTTAAACTACAGCCTTTACAAGTTCAGCAAGTGATAGAGGTGGATATTTCTAAGATGACACCAGGAATTGAAGTGGTAAAAGAACGAACCGAATATGAGGCAGGAAATAAAGAGGAGAAGTCTGAACAGACTGTGGTAGATGTAGCTAGTATAGGAGAGGGGACAAATGCAACAAGTGAAGAAATTACATTTCTGCCGAGACATAGCCACCAGACTCAATCTGATCTTGAACCATTTATAGGAGACAATAAAACTTCAGGAACTGCAGTTTTGGGAAAAAGCCACGATGTAAAACTGTGTTCATCAGAAGCTAGAGCTGAATCCAAACAAATATCAACACACAGGAGCAAAGCATTGCATAAAAAGGAAAGTTCACAAGCAGTGGACAAACCTGAAAATGAAGAACACCAGAAATTAAGAATTGAGCTAGAGAAGAAATGGGAAGTAGTGAACATAGAAAACGATGCTAACGGGGCATGTTCGAGTGAAATTATACAGCAGGTGGATGTTATGACTGAAAAAGTactaagagagaaagaaaatgtggTTGTATTAGGTGAAGATGTTAAGACAGGTGGTGAAAATATAATATCAAAAGAAATATGTCAAGAAAGACCAAGTGAAGAGGAAACGTTGGTTCATTCTGATGTAGAACAAACAGAGGGATGGGAGAATGAATCTTCAATAGAGGTATTGCCACCACAGAAGCAAACAGAAATAGCAGATGATGTAGAAAAAGACATTGCAGTAGAGGCAAATGAAGCAGGCATAGGGAATATGACAATGAGTGAAAATGTGGTTGGTGGTGCTGAAGAAAGCGAAgaaattgaaaatgaaaacttGGAGATTGCAGAAGGTACTGTTGCTAAGAATGCAGCTGGAATTTTAGAGCTGTCTGTGACAGAAAAGGAACATTTGGAAGAGGTGCAAAAGGAGAGACATATGAAAGAAACTGGAAAGGACAAGGAAGAGCCAAGTCATGATAATGCAGTCAAATCAGATTACAGATTAGAGCAAGCTGAACAGCAAAAGTCGTATGATACAGAAGGCTTGGGCTCTACAGGAAAACACAAAGATGAAAAATTACACCTTGAAACACAATTAAGACGTGCACAAAGATTTAAAGGTCAGTCTGTAGAAGGTGAACTGACCATGAGAGTTCTCAGAAGTGGTACAAAATCAGTCACAACCATTTCTAAACAAAGTCCTGTACCAAATACCAACACTGGAAAGCAACAAGAGCAATTTGCAGTCTGCAGTCAATTTGGTGAGTCTGGGATTGAGGAGAAGGAAGATGTTATGGAGTTTCACACTGGAATTGCAAATGCCAATATTACCAGTGTAGTGgatattgtaaatgtaaaagacACTGCTCAGGAGAAGATTCCaatggaaaatatatatttagaacCAGAAACAACTGATGACCATGCCCCCAAAGAAGTGGAATATGGTTCACACTATGAAACAATTGAAGATGATCAGAAATTAATAGCTGAGGACAGTGAAGATCCTGAACTTAAAGGGAAAACAATACAATTGTCAGTTACAAAACTTGCTGAAGATGAGGTGAATGAACAACCTGCAGACATTATACAGGGGAATAAATTGACAGGAAATGAAGATGTAGTGATGGCTGTGGTTATGGACAAACCTGATGAGAGCAGTACTGAAGGAGCTGAAGGAAATAAAGATGAAATGGTGGAAGCTGGGGGTGGAGACATGTCAAAGGATGAAGACAGAGACTCGACTTGTGCAGGGCAAGACCAGGTTGAGTTGCTGCAAAAAGAGGAACCTCCTAAAGACACCAAAAACCTTCAAGAAATCCAAGACAATGAGGAAGCACAAATTAAAGACACCAGTAAACCAGTTCCTGGTGATGAGCAAAAGAAATTAGATAATCAGACTGAACCAACTGAAGAAGATGATTCAGAAATggcacacagcacacactcaaCAGGAAAACATGTTGCCAGACAAAGATTAAACTATTCAACACCATCAAGACATTCTCCTGTATTTAAAGGTCAGCCTGTAGAAGGTGAACTGGCAAGAAGAGTTCTCAGAAGTGGTACAAAATCAGtcacaaacattttcaaacaaagACATGTACGACATGTTAAAACAGTAAAGCAACAAGAGGAAAGTGCACAAGCAGTTGGTGAGCCTGAAGCTGAGGAGAAGGAAGAAGTTATGGAATCACACACTGGAGGTGGAGATAGAGATAAAACCGAGTCAGTAAACATTGCAAAAGAAGGGGTTAGTGAAAATCTGATCACTTTACAGGACAGTGGCCTTGTGGACACAACGGTGGAAGAAGACAACTTAGAACCAAAAACAACTGATGAACTTGAACTAAAAAAACTGGCAGAAAAAGTGGAAGATGGTTCACTCACTGAAACAACTGAAGATGGTCAGAAAATAGCAATTGAGGATCTTGAAGGTCCTGAAGTTGTCAGATATGTTGGAACAGAAGTTGAaggaaacacaacaaaacagtcaGTTACAGATCCTGTTGAAGAGAGGGTGGAGGAACCACCTGCAGAAAATTTACAGGAGAATGTTCAAAATGTTGTAGAATCCACATCAATTTTCACTCTCCAAACAGCTGCCACTGTACTTGTGGATTTTAATAAAGTTATCTCCAAACAAACAATTGAGTGTGAAAGTAAGGATGAAACATCACAATctctggagaacacagttcaggTGCTAGATCAAACACCAAACATTGAAGCAGAAAAAGATGAGAACAAAGAAGTAAATCAAACATCTTTAATTGAACAAAATGAAAAGGGACAGTCAACTGGAGATGAGGCTGTTACCGAAATAACAGAGCTTCAGGAAGAGATGAGAGTAGAGGAATCTGTGAAAGAAATCCTAGATGATCAGTTTATGGTAATAGAATCTTCTGTAGAAGGAGCTGAAAATACACTAGAAGCgtgttcaagtaaaacaacCCATAAAGTTGATCAGGAGGTTATACCATCTGCTCAAGAGGAGACTGTCCAGGAAGGCTCACCTGAGGAAGAGACACTGCTTATAAAGAGCAGAAATCTCAGACGTAGAACAGTAAAAGTTATATCTACACCtcaaagaaaatgtaaacaccCTCAAACAACAGGCATAGAATTGACAGGAAATGAAGATGTAGTGGTGGCTGTGGTTATGGACAAACCTGACGAGAGCAGTACAGAAAGAACAGAAGGAAATAAAGATGAAATGGTGGAAGCTTTGGGTGGAGACTTGTCAAAGGATGAAGATAGACACTCGACTTGTGCAGGGCAAGGCCAGGTTGGGTTGCTGCAAGAAGAGGAACATCCTAAAGACACCAAAAACCTTCAAGAAATCCAAGACAATGAGGAAGCACAAATTAAAGACACCAGTAAACCAGTTCCTGGTGATGAGCAAAAGAAATCAGATAATCAGACTGAACAATTTGAAGATGATTCAGCTACAGCAGACAACACAGCCTCAACAGGAAAACAAGTTGCCAGACAAAGATTAAACTATTCAACACCATCAAGACATTCTCCAAGATTTAAAGGTCAGTCTGTAGAAGGTGAACTGGCAAGAAGAGTTCTCAGAAGTGGTACAAAATCAGTCACAACCATTTTCAAACAAAGACATGTGCGACATGTTAAAACAGTTACAGATCCTGTTGAAAAGAGGGTGGAGGAACCACCTGATGAAATGGCCCAAAAGGAGGATGAGCAGAATGTTGTGGAATCCACATCAGATTTCACACATCGAAAAGCTGAAGCTGTGCTTGTGGATTTCAGCACAGTTTTCCCCAAACAAACAAGTGAAAGTGAGACTGCAGAGGGATTATCAGAGTCTATGGTAGAGGTCATTCAGGTGTTGGATAAAACAGGCAATGAAAAAGAGAAGCTGATTCCGGCAGaaaaaaatctgagatatgaaaCTGCAGAAGAAATTATATTAGAAGATGTGGCAGAAATACAGACAGGTAAGGATGAACAACACCAGAAGGAGAAGCAAGAAACTACCTCTGGTCATTTGGAAAGTGTGCAGGAAAGCTCACCTGAAGAAGAGACACACATTATCACCAGCAGAAATCTCAGACAGAGAACAGTAACAGTTATATGCACACCTCAGAAAAAACCTAAACGTCTCCAAAAAGCAGAGATAGAAatgacagaaaacaaacatattATGGATATAACTGGTAGGTGCTATATAGAAGAATcagaaaaggaaaatgaaatGATGGAAGCAGAGGTCAGTGCTGATGCAGAGAGAGTTCCAGAATCAATTGTTACAGAACAACAACAAGAGATCAACCAATATCAAGAAATCACAGATACTATGAAATTAATCATTAACGTCGGTGAGTCAAGTCATGCTGATCCAGCAGAAGTTGCTGGTGTTACTGAAGTAGATCCAGAAAGTAATGCACAAGAACAAAAAATTTCAGAGTCTGCTGAAGAACATACAACTGAGAGTCTTATTCCTAAATCCCAACATAGTCATATCAGCATGTCCCTAGAAGAAAGTGTAACCAAAGAAGAAGGGACAAAACAGACAGAAGACAGAGTTCCAGAGCTAATGCAAGAGAAGGAAACTGTGAATGAGAATACTTCTACTGTCCAAACGGCAAGTCAGATTGATGTAAAGAAATCAGATACTCACGTTGAACTGTCTGAAGAAGAACAGGAACAGAAAAAACAAGCAGACAATGGAAAGTCAGAATCTAGAACACAGTCAAGACAATTTGCAGATCAACCTATAAGTACATTGGTTACAAGAGTTCTCAGAAGCACTACAAAACAAATCTATTCTAAACCCAGTCAGCAGTACTCACATCGGACCACAGCTATGATACAGAATGTAGAAAATGAACAAGCAAAGGATAAATCTGAAGGGAAGAAAAAGGACATGGTGGAGTTTCAGACTGACATTACAAAGGGAGATAAAATGGAGGCAGTACTTGTAACCGTTGATGGGGCCACAGAAAGCATGGAAATTTTAGCTGTAGAGGGTATGgctgaagaggagaggaaagtgGAAAATGAATTAGATTTTGAGAAACTCAAGGACATTGAAGTGGAGGAAGACATTAGAGCTAAACAATGTGCTGAACAAGACAAACTTACAATGGAAGATGTGGTTCCATCAGGGTCAACCACAGATGGAGAGAAAATACCAAATATACTTTTTATTGACATTCCAAAAGATACTGAAACTGAAGCTGAAGGTAAGACACCGGCACAGTTATGTGCAGAGTTTGATAAAATGCAAGACAAAGAACCTGTCTCAGACACAGCACATAAAGAGGATGGGCAGTATGGAGTTGATTCCACATCcattttcacactgcaaaaagcTACTGTTGTGCTTGTGGATTGCAAAACACATCTGGATCAAGCAGCTGATAATGAGACTATTAAAGAAACCTCACAGTTTCAggtggagaaagaaaaagaggtgAATGCTGATGAAGACAAAAATGAAACCAGTGAGGATAAGAAAGAGTTGGAGCAGTCAGTTTCACTGGTTGCACATGAAGAAAATGAACATACAGAGAACAATtctacagaaacaaaacataagGACAAGGAAGGCTTTAACAAGGCTGATGTTGTAGATGGACATAAATCATTGGGAGAAATTGTAGTCAAAGAACAAAAAATCCTGGAGCAGACAGCAGATAACATGTTTAAGACAAGCCGTGAACAAGTGGAAAGTATCTTGACAGAAGAAAAactgaaagatgatacagtctCAACGTTTATTTTAGAAGAATCCACAGCATTGCAGACTGAAAAGATAGTGTTCCATACCACTTATGAAAATCAGCAAGAGGTTCAAGAGATTATACACGACCATGGAGAAACCGTCCAGGAAACCTCATCAGAAGATACTCCAGTCATCACATTCAGAAGCCTCAGGCGGAGAACAGTAACAGTCATGTCTACTCCAACACGAAAATTTAAACATGTCCATAAAGCTGAGGTACAAGCAGAGATACACAAAGAATCCTATGGAAATGGAGCTGTAAAACCTCCCTTAATATGTATGTCAACTGAAGGCAATATGTCAGAGAAAAGTGTGGAACCTGCTCATAAAGATGTAAAGGTTTCCACTGAAAGGGAGGAAGAAGAAGGCATTTTGGGAGGGCAGGATATAGGGGAAAAGTTGCTGGCAGAGATAGCTGATGAGGGAGAAGCTATTTTGGGagaatttgaaaataaagaaaaggaagctatgaaatcagacacagcagtaagTGTGGAGGTAGGAGCCACAGATGTATCAGAGTTGGGGATCGGTGAAGTAGAACATGAAGATGATAAGAAGATGCATGATTGTACTGACAGAATTGCCCTGGAAGAGGGCTTGGAGCTACCAACTGGTACTCCAGCATACATTGTGTTAGAGACTCAAAAACAAGCAGAGGGAGTGTCAGATGATGGCATTTTGAGGGAAAATACTCAGAATACCACCATGATTAAACCTGCTGAAGAGAAGATTGAAGAGGAGGactcagaagaagaagaacttTCCATCACAAGGAAACTCAGACAAAGAACAATAACATTCAAATCTCCTTTGCGAAGAAAATTAAAGCGTGTCTGTAAAGAAGCAGTGGAGTCACAGACTGAAAAATCACAGCCTGTGAAGGAAGCATTACTGGGGGAAGTATCCAGTGAAAGAAAAACAGTGGAGGTCATTACAGCTGTTGAAGAGAAGAATGAAGTAAGGGTCATTGAGACAAACTCAGATGACAAGGAAGATGCACAAATTGTCTCTGGAGAAACGCAAAATGAAGTTGTCACTTTACCTGATCAGTCAGGGGAAAACATTGCTGAAACTGATGGAGACAAGATAGAGAATATAACTGATGCTGCCAAAGATAAGGTGGAGGGAACTATAGAAGACAGTGATGTCTTAATAAAGGACAATAATGAAATAGATAAAAATACGCGACCAGAAAATACAGATAAGGAAGAAGTATGCAGTGCAAATTGTGAGCAAGAACATGGTCATCAGGAAAATGTTCTGGACAAAGCTGGGGAGCAGTTGCTTCAGAAAACATATGAGGTAGAGTGGAGAATACTAGAAGAACCTAAAGAGGTTAAAGAAAATGAGGATAAAGGGAACCTGTCAGCCACACAAGAAATTCTTGAAGAAGTGGAAGAGGAAGTAGGGATTGAAAGGAGGTCACTGAAGAAGCGAACAGTTAAAGCCACCAGTGAAAGGAAATCTAAACGCATGCACAAACAAGATCAGGATAAAAACACAGAGCAAGCTAACGTTAATCCTGTAACTGAAGAAGAAACAGTGATGGAGGAAGATAATTTGAAGGCAATTGGAGAAATTGACAATGGAGTtcaagaagagaaagaaatgttTTCAGAAAAAGCTCAAGACCAAAGAAAACCTGTAGGAGAAGAAACTTATGGAGACACAAATGCAAGCAAGGAAAAAGACAAGGATGGATATATACAGACCCAGGTTACAGATCTTCTAATTGTCTCGGGGGAAGAAACGGAGACTAAGATAGAGGACAGTGAAAAAATGCAGGTGGAACAGGAAAATCAAGTGGAGTCAGATGAACATAAGTTAGCAGAGCATAACATCGGGAACACAGATAAATACGCTACAACAACTGAAACTGTGGAAAATATCAAGGGTCAAACAGAGACAGACCCCAATGAGAAGAATGGAAAGGAATCCAGCGAAATTCATTTCTCTGTAGATGAACGCTTCACTTTGGAATTGGATGAGGAAGATGAGAATAACTgccaagaacaaaacaaaatgatggAGATGGAAGCTTCGGATAAATgtgaaaaacacaccacagttaAGAAAGAAGAAGATGCAGCAGGAGCTTCATCTGAACAAAGATCAAAAAAAGGGAAGAAGGCCTTTTTAAAGGAAAGTAAATCTGAAGTCAAAGTTACATCAGAAGCAGATGTGGTTAAAGATAACGAGGGAAAAAATAACTCTCCTCAAAAAAGAAAGGCCAAAGATGACCCATCACCTCGTAGATCTAAACGCTTCGCAACACTAAAAACTGTATAG
- the fam169aa gene encoding soluble lamin-associated protein of 75 kDa: MEFPVDLLATVDLKALEESAETIFSQLHRNPDIYESLRLPDSREVETGCNVCFMPLFGGDSKGKVLALLSPGEKVLGLYLRDQWWSTEDILKTSDPSRKGLLEVRTPVERIVLYVLNRIIYRMKEKANNDVIFPLHEEDEVAKILWKDGEAVGFYSVKTKDSLCRKFITECYQLPVMDAIFIRKYFRGHGYGLQMLEDYVSSFRNDYVGLKYPLSPAMYKVCKKYLSTYSGNKELLWEVQDTGARSDRTLIARKLETMELKGDHQVVRNLNFEAENTDVPLETVNTQEQETRKYTEEVVDEVVQIKKRKGK, from the exons ATGGAATTCCCAGTGGACTTGTTGGCCACTGTGGATCTAAAAGCCCTGGAGGAGTCAGCTGAAACAATTTTTTCTCAACTCCACAGAAATCCAGACATTTATGAGTCCCTCAGACTTCCTGATTCCAGGGAG gTAGAGACTGGATGTAATGTATGCTTCATGCCTCTATTTGGAGGTGACAGTAAAGGAAAGGTACTTGCTCTGCTGTCACCAGGAGAAAAAG TTTTAGGACTGTATCTGCGGGATCAGTGGTGGTCAACTGAAGATATTCTAAAAACATCAGACCCCTCAAGAAAAGGACTTCTCGAG GTTAGAACCCCTGTAGAGAGGATCGTTCTGTATGTTCTGAATAGGATCATATACAGAATGAAGGAGAAAGCCAACAATGATGTCATCTTTCCCCTCCATGAAGAAGATGAAGTTGCCAAAATCCTCTGGAAAGATGGAGAGGCTGTTGGCTTTTATTCAGTCAAAACTAAGG ATAGCTTGTGCAGAAAGTTCATAACAGAGTGTTATCAGCTTCCTGTCATGGATGCTATATTCATCAGGAAGTATTTCCGTGGCCATGGCTATGGCTTACAGATGCTGGAGGACTATGTCAGCAGTTTCAGAAATGATTATGTTGGTTTGAAATACCCACTTTCCCCAGCAATGTACAAAG tttGTAAAAAATATCTCAGCACATACTCAGGAAACAAAGAGCTGTTGTGGGAGGTACAGGACACAGGAGCCCGTTCTGACAGAACTCTAATAGCTAGAAAGCTAGAGACAATGGAACTTAAGG GGGATCATCAGGTTGTGAGGAATTTGAATTTTGAGGCAGAGAACACTGATGTCCCATTGGAAACAGTAAATACACAGGAACAGGAGACAAGGAAGTACACCGAGGAAGTTGTG GATGAGGTGGTccagattaaaaaaagaaaaggcaagTGA